In a genomic window of Paraburkholderia phenazinium:
- a CDS encoding sarcosine oxidase subunit gamma, translated as MWNEARSNAPGTASAIVQRAAGEVWQESPLVGVGDLLKAHQAGASKKFSLSERPFRDLANLRGDPDDPAFAAAVESVTGCRPPAKPNTVARGNGYDVLWLGPDEWLVRSQQQQAATLEAKLTQALAGQFASAVDIGSGYTLLEVSGEKVRDVLARGCPLDLHPRVFAPGQCAQSHYFKASIVLIPVSDDTFELVVRRSFADYFCRIMLDAAAPLLS; from the coding sequence ATGTGGAATGAAGCAAGAAGCAATGCGCCGGGCACGGCTTCGGCGATCGTGCAGCGCGCAGCGGGCGAGGTGTGGCAGGAGTCGCCGCTGGTGGGTGTCGGCGATCTGCTGAAGGCGCATCAGGCTGGCGCCTCGAAGAAGTTCAGCTTGAGCGAGCGGCCGTTTCGCGATCTCGCCAATCTGCGTGGCGATCCTGACGATCCGGCTTTTGCCGCCGCCGTGGAAAGCGTCACCGGCTGCCGGCCGCCCGCCAAACCGAACACCGTGGCGCGCGGCAACGGCTACGACGTGCTGTGGCTCGGCCCGGACGAGTGGCTGGTGCGCTCGCAGCAGCAACAGGCTGCGACGCTCGAAGCAAAACTGACACAGGCGCTGGCGGGACAGTTTGCGTCGGCGGTCGATATCGGCAGCGGCTACACGCTGCTCGAAGTGAGCGGCGAAAAAGTACGCGACGTGCTGGCGCGCGGTTGTCCGCTCGATCTGCATCCGCGCGTGTTTGCTCCCGGCCAATGCGCGCAGAGCCACTATTTCAAGGCGTCGATCGTGCTGATCCCGGTCAGCGACGACACCTTCGAACTGGTCGTGCGCCGCAGCTTCGCCGATTACTTCTGCCGCATCATGCTCGACGCGGCTGCGCCGCTGCTGTCGTGA
- the tssJ gene encoding type VI secretion system lipoprotein TssJ — MNSRLIRYASLLAACASLAGCAAAIPMLGSAASAALQATGLGKPDVPDAQKPPRNIGLTLYAAQNLNAAMDQHPLALVVRLYVLKDPTSFQQAPFDAFTDPDKEKSTLGGDLLNVREVTLIPGQHYTVTEKVSREAQAFGIVALFRDPAMQRWKFAFDPAKSEKSGIMIGLHNCAMTVTNGTVIPAQQGLPVQSLNMLSSVSCG, encoded by the coding sequence ATGAATTCGCGCCTTATTCGTTATGCATCGTTACTGGCTGCATGCGCGTCGCTTGCAGGCTGCGCGGCGGCTATACCGATGCTCGGCTCGGCTGCCTCCGCCGCCTTGCAGGCCACCGGCCTCGGCAAGCCGGACGTGCCGGACGCCCAGAAACCGCCGCGCAATATCGGTTTGACGCTGTATGCCGCGCAGAATCTGAATGCCGCCATGGACCAGCACCCGCTGGCGCTGGTGGTGCGCCTATATGTGCTGAAAGACCCCACCTCCTTCCAGCAGGCGCCATTCGATGCGTTCACCGACCCCGACAAGGAAAAAAGTACCTTGGGCGGCGATTTGCTGAATGTCCGCGAAGTGACTTTGATTCCGGGCCAGCACTATACGGTGACCGAGAAGGTCTCGCGCGAAGCGCAGGCATTCGGTATCGTCGCGCTATTCCGCGACCCGGCAATGCAGCGTTGGAAATTCGCCTTCGACCCGGCGAAGTCCGAGAAATCCGGCATAATGATCGGCCTGCATAACTGTGCAATGACCGTGACCAACGGGACTGTGATCCCGGCTCAACAGGGATTGCCGGTTCAATCGCTGAATATGCTGTCTTCGGTGAGTTGTGGCTAA
- the tssK gene encoding type VI secretion system baseplate subunit TssK, whose protein sequence is MSYSAKVLWGEGLFLRPQHFQRQDAYHEARLFESIQAIQPYNWGVRSVKFDRDALGSNVLRVSELSLVFPDGALYSAPQADDLPPPIALDTLPDGITEFTFYLALHPLRETGANYSPDRNSGFVSRYVSEQSPVADHFTDAAEADITFLKTSVKLIAHSEPRDQLLSVPLARVRRTATSGFEFDDTFVPPSLAIDASPILHQRLRQLIDALQAKVNALYGFHREPTKNIIEFRSGDIASFWLLHTASAAFASLAHLYQHAALHPERLFQELLRLAGQLMTFSKGYALADLPAYRHDDPGPGFARLDTILRDLLETVISTRYFAIALDEVRPSFHVGRLDSGKIDDKTMFYIAVSADMPTAELVEAVPARFKVGAPDDVDKLVLSAMPGVRLVYTPQVPPAIPVRPGACYFSFESRGALYDRMLQAQSAMIYAPSGINDLKLELIAVTS, encoded by the coding sequence ATGAGTTATTCCGCAAAGGTGCTCTGGGGGGAAGGCCTGTTTCTGAGGCCGCAGCATTTTCAGCGTCAGGACGCCTACCATGAGGCGCGCCTGTTCGAATCGATTCAGGCCATCCAGCCGTACAACTGGGGCGTGCGCTCGGTGAAGTTCGACCGCGACGCGCTCGGCAGCAATGTGCTGCGCGTGAGCGAGCTGTCGCTGGTGTTTCCGGACGGTGCGCTGTACTCCGCCCCGCAAGCCGACGACCTGCCGCCGCCCATCGCGCTCGACACGCTGCCCGACGGCATCACCGAATTCACTTTCTACCTGGCGCTGCATCCGCTGCGCGAGACCGGCGCGAACTATTCGCCCGACCGCAACTCGGGCTTCGTCTCGCGTTACGTCAGCGAGCAGTCGCCCGTCGCCGATCACTTCACGGATGCGGCCGAAGCCGACATCACGTTCCTGAAGACCAGCGTCAAGCTGATCGCCCATAGCGAGCCGCGCGACCAGTTGCTTTCGGTGCCGCTCGCACGGGTGCGCCGCACCGCGACCTCCGGCTTCGAATTCGACGACACGTTCGTGCCGCCCTCGCTCGCTATCGACGCCTCGCCGATCCTGCATCAGCGCCTGCGTCAACTGATCGATGCGCTGCAGGCCAAGGTCAATGCGCTGTATGGCTTCCATCGCGAGCCGACCAAGAACATCATCGAATTCCGCTCCGGCGATATCGCCTCGTTCTGGCTGCTGCATACCGCGAGCGCGGCGTTCGCATCGCTCGCGCATCTGTATCAGCATGCGGCGCTGCATCCCGAGCGGCTGTTCCAGGAATTGCTGCGCCTCGCCGGCCAGTTGATGACCTTCTCGAAGGGCTATGCGCTCGCCGACCTGCCCGCCTATCGTCACGACGATCCGGGTCCCGGCTTCGCACGACTCGATACGATTCTGCGCGACCTGCTCGAAACGGTGATCTCCACGCGTTACTTCGCCATTGCGCTGGACGAAGTGCGGCCGTCGTTCCACGTGGGCCGGCTCGACTCGGGCAAGATCGACGACAAGACCATGTTCTATATCGCCGTCTCGGCGGATATGCCCACCGCCGAGCTGGTCGAAGCGGTGCCGGCGCGCTTCAAGGTCGGCGCTCCGGACGACGTCGACAAGCTGGTGCTCTCGGCCATGCCGGGCGTGCGTCTGGTCTACACGCCGCAAGTGCCGCCCGCCATTCCGGTGCGTCCGGGTGCATGCTATTTCTCATTCGAATCGCGCGGCGCGCTGTATGACCGCATGCTGCAGGCCCAGTCGGCGATGATCTACGCGCCGTCCGGTATCAACGATCTCAAACTCGAACTGATCGCCGTCACATCATGA
- the tssC gene encoding type VI secretion system contractile sheath large subunit — translation MNQQTAAAQLASAQGGTETSLLDEIVEKSKVAKSDSEHARAKDLIGELVHQVLDGTVIVSDNLSATIDARVAELDRLISAQLSAVMHAPEFQRLEGTWRGLDYLCKESNTGSTVKIKALHAPKRDLVRDFKNAIEFDQSALFKKVYEEEFGTFGGAPFGTIIGDFEVTRQPEDVYFIEQMAHVAAAAHAPFIASASPELVGLESFADLGKPRDLGKVFDTVEYAKWKSFRDSEDSRYVGLTLPRFLGRLPFNPKDGATAEGFNFVEDVDGTDHSKYLWCNAAWAFAARLTAAFDDFGWCAAIRGVEGGGLVEDLPTHTFKTDDGEVALKCPTEIAITDRREKELSDLGFIPLVHCKNSDYAAFFAAQSVQKAKKYSTDSANANAVLSAQLQYIFSVSRVAHYLKAMMRDKIGSFASAQNVEVFLNRWISQYVLLDDNATQEQKAQFPLREASIQVSEIPGKPGSYRSVAFLRPHFQLDELSISLRLVADLPKPANS, via the coding sequence ATGAACCAGCAAACGGCAGCGGCCCAATTAGCCAGTGCGCAAGGCGGCACGGAGACCTCGCTGCTCGACGAGATCGTCGAGAAGAGCAAGGTGGCGAAGTCCGACTCGGAACATGCGCGCGCGAAAGACCTGATCGGCGAGCTCGTACACCAGGTGCTCGACGGCACGGTGATCGTGTCCGACAACCTGTCGGCTACGATCGACGCCCGCGTAGCCGAGCTCGACCGGCTGATCTCCGCGCAACTGAGCGCGGTGATGCACGCGCCCGAATTCCAGCGTCTGGAAGGCACCTGGCGCGGCCTCGACTACCTGTGCAAGGAAAGCAACACCGGCTCGACCGTCAAGATCAAGGCGCTGCACGCGCCCAAGCGCGACCTGGTGCGCGACTTCAAGAACGCCATCGAATTCGACCAGAGCGCGCTCTTCAAGAAGGTCTACGAAGAAGAGTTCGGCACCTTCGGCGGCGCGCCGTTCGGCACCATCATCGGCGACTTCGAAGTGACGCGTCAGCCGGAAGACGTCTACTTCATCGAGCAGATGGCGCACGTCGCCGCGGCGGCGCATGCGCCGTTCATCGCCTCGGCCTCGCCGGAACTGGTGGGCCTCGAATCGTTTGCCGACCTCGGCAAGCCGCGCGACCTCGGCAAGGTGTTCGACACGGTCGAATACGCCAAGTGGAAGTCGTTCCGCGACTCGGAAGACTCGCGCTATGTCGGCTTGACGCTGCCGCGCTTTCTCGGCCGCCTGCCGTTCAACCCGAAGGACGGCGCCACCGCTGAGGGCTTCAACTTCGTCGAAGACGTGGACGGCACGGATCACAGCAAATATCTGTGGTGTAACGCGGCATGGGCCTTCGCGGCACGTCTCACGGCAGCCTTCGACGACTTCGGCTGGTGCGCGGCGATTCGCGGCGTGGAAGGCGGCGGGCTGGTGGAAGACCTGCCCACCCACACCTTCAAGACCGACGACGGCGAAGTCGCGCTGAAATGCCCGACCGAAATCGCCATTACGGACCGCCGCGAAAAGGAACTGAGCGACCTCGGCTTCATTCCGCTCGTGCACTGCAAGAACTCGGATTACGCCGCGTTCTTCGCTGCGCAGTCGGTGCAAAAGGCGAAGAAGTACAGCACCGATAGCGCCAACGCGAATGCCGTGCTGTCGGCGCAGTTGCAGTACATCTTCTCGGTGTCGCGCGTGGCGCACTATCTGAAGGCGATGATGCGCGACAAGATCGGCAGCTTTGCTTCGGCACAGAACGTCGAAGTGTTCCTGAACCGTTGGATCTCGCAGTACGTCCTGCTCGACGACAACGCCACCCAGGAACAGAAAGCGCAGTTTCCGCTGCGCGAGGCATCCATACAGGTCTCGGAGATTCCGGGCAAACCCGGCTCGTATCGTTCGGTCGCGTTCCTGCGTCCGCACTTCCAGCTGGACGAGCTGTCGATCTCTTTGCGTCTTGTTGCTGACCTGCCGAAACCGGCAAATTCATAA
- the tssE gene encoding type VI secretion system baseplate subunit TssE: MKRFEPSFLDKLFDDEPHLPASPAMRQLSLDELKATVARDVEAILNTRIALTEHELAALPECQKSVLTYGLNDFAGLSLASHYDRTFICKSIQQAIARHEPRLKQVAVTLELNEQSTNALNFAIQALLVVHPAEEPVSFDAMLQPSTLQYSVSRARAKL, from the coding sequence ATGAAACGATTCGAACCGAGCTTCCTCGACAAGCTGTTCGACGACGAACCGCATTTGCCGGCTTCTCCGGCGATGCGGCAATTGTCGCTGGACGAGCTGAAGGCCACCGTCGCCCGTGACGTCGAGGCGATCCTGAATACGCGGATCGCCCTGACCGAACACGAGCTGGCGGCGTTGCCCGAATGTCAGAAGTCGGTCTTGACGTACGGTCTGAACGACTTCGCGGGCCTGAGCCTGGCGAGCCACTACGACCGTACGTTCATCTGCAAATCGATTCAGCAGGCCATTGCGCGGCATGAGCCGCGCCTGAAGCAGGTGGCTGTCACGCTCGAACTGAACGAACAGTCGACCAACGCGCTGAATTTTGCCATTCAGGCGCTGCTGGTCGTACATCCGGCGGAAGAACCGGTGAGTTTCGACGCGATGCTGCAGCCTTCGACGTTGCAGTATTCCGTATCGCGCGCACGCGCCAAGCTTTAA
- the tssB gene encoding type VI secretion system contractile sheath small subunit translates to MAKKESIQKRLQKVRPPRVQLTYEVERGDAIEIKELPFVVGVVADLAGQSEVEQPKLRDRKFVNIDRDNFDDVMKGIEPRAAFQVENRLSETGGRFAVDLRFRSMADFSPDEVVAQIDPLRRLLDARSKLADLRNKLAGNDKLEDLLSEVLTNTQQLQALAKGQGDAGEQHGSTPDKDQQGE, encoded by the coding sequence ATGGCGAAGAAAGAAAGTATTCAAAAGCGCTTGCAAAAAGTGCGGCCGCCGCGCGTTCAATTGACCTATGAGGTCGAACGTGGCGATGCGATTGAAATCAAGGAACTGCCGTTCGTCGTCGGCGTGGTGGCCGATCTCGCGGGGCAATCCGAAGTGGAACAGCCGAAGCTGCGCGATCGCAAGTTCGTCAATATCGACCGCGACAATTTTGACGATGTGATGAAAGGTATCGAACCACGTGCTGCGTTCCAGGTGGAAAACCGCCTGAGCGAAACCGGCGGCCGCTTTGCGGTGGACCTGCGGTTCCGTTCAATGGCCGACTTCAGCCCGGACGAAGTGGTGGCGCAGATCGATCCGCTGCGGCGCCTGCTCGATGCGCGCTCGAAGCTCGCCGACCTGCGCAACAAGCTCGCGGGCAACGACAAGCTCGAAGACCTGCTGAGCGAAGTGCTCACCAATACCCAGCAGTTGCAGGCCCTCGCGAAAGGCCAGGGCGATGCAGGTGAACAGCACGGCAGCACGCCGGACAAAGACCAGCAGGGCGAATAA
- a CDS encoding dihydroneopterin aldolase, with translation MKPFEEGIGSFAAPPRLGRGWRVFIDELEVATRIGLHAHEYAAPQPVVIDASLLYRGEPSEEGAHAMIDYERYCECVSAFLADKAHTRMLETLAVEVAELSFREWPALDALTLALYKPKIRAGTRRIGVELDWTRADYDALRARASVQAVVGAR, from the coding sequence GTGAAGCCGTTCGAAGAGGGCATCGGTTCGTTCGCCGCGCCGCCGCGCTTAGGGCGCGGCTGGCGGGTGTTTATCGACGAACTCGAGGTGGCGACGCGGATCGGCCTGCATGCGCACGAGTATGCCGCGCCGCAACCGGTGGTGATCGACGCGAGCCTGCTATATCGCGGCGAGCCGTCGGAAGAGGGCGCGCACGCGATGATCGACTACGAGCGCTATTGCGAATGCGTGAGCGCGTTTCTCGCGGACAAAGCGCATACGCGGATGCTGGAAACCCTGGCCGTCGAAGTGGCGGAGCTGTCGTTTCGCGAGTGGCCCGCGCTCGATGCGCTGACGCTCGCGCTCTACAAGCCGAAGATCCGCGCAGGCACACGCCGCATTGGCGTCGAACTGGACTGGACCCGGGCGGACTACGACGCGCTGCGTGCCCGAGCCAGCGTGCAGGCTGTGGTCGGGGCGCGTTGA
- the tssF gene encoding type VI secretion system baseplate subunit TssF produces the protein MEELLPYYERELAFLRRYSNDFADRYPKIAARLAMSGEHCEDPHVERMIESFALLGARINKKLDDDYPEFTEALLEVLYPHYLRPFPSCSIAQLGTSSAYSHLTEPATIERGTELKSRAIRGVQCRFRTAYDVTLAPIRISEAKYTSVAMAPSATVLPGNASAIVSITFESTAPQLDLGALKLGNLRTHLHGEQSFIAGLTDCLFVNALATYVEADRRGQWTALRTSPLAQAGFDEEDALIDYPAKSHPAYRLLTEYFAFPDKFNFVDFDLAAMTRASGRCNRLTLHVVLKDVRSDSHVARLLDSLSAQHFRLFCTPVVNLFKQHGEPIRLTHQAVAYPVIAEARRAFAYDVYSIDSVKLVRQQAHEESVIEFRPFYSLHHGEKQRAGHYWFARRNDWVAQKSPGYETEISIVDIDFEPAAPQTDTLSIELTCTNRDLPAGLAMGLEGGDLHLEGGSLTSNISMLRRPTPSVRFERGRAVHWRLISHLALNHVSLASSGLAALKEMLVLYDVRRTAVSARHIDGLVGIEQRAAVQWLPGKPFATFVRGMEIRLTIDEDHFVGTSLASFVRVIDTFFGLYVHLNSFVQLVVVSKRTGEEILRCKPRSGESILA, from the coding sequence ATGGAAGAATTGCTGCCGTATTACGAGCGCGAACTGGCATTCCTGCGGCGCTACTCGAACGATTTTGCGGATCGGTACCCGAAGATCGCCGCGCGCCTCGCGATGTCCGGCGAGCATTGCGAAGATCCGCATGTGGAGCGGATGATCGAATCGTTCGCGCTGCTCGGCGCACGCATCAACAAGAAACTCGACGACGACTACCCCGAATTCACCGAAGCGCTGCTCGAAGTGCTGTATCCGCATTATCTGCGGCCGTTTCCGTCATGTTCGATCGCGCAGTTGGGGACCTCCAGCGCGTACAGTCACCTGACCGAGCCGGCCACGATCGAGCGCGGCACCGAACTCAAATCGCGCGCCATCCGCGGCGTGCAATGCCGCTTTCGCACCGCTTACGACGTGACGCTTGCGCCGATCCGCATCTCGGAGGCGAAGTACACCTCGGTGGCGATGGCGCCGAGCGCGACCGTGCTGCCCGGCAACGCCTCGGCAATCGTGTCGATCACCTTCGAGTCGACCGCACCGCAACTGGATCTGGGCGCGCTGAAGCTCGGCAATCTGCGCACGCATTTGCATGGCGAGCAGTCGTTTATCGCGGGTTTGACCGATTGCCTGTTCGTCAATGCGCTCGCCACCTACGTCGAGGCCGACCGCCGCGGTCAATGGACCGCGCTGCGCACCTCGCCGCTCGCGCAGGCGGGTTTCGACGAAGAAGACGCGCTGATCGACTACCCGGCCAAATCGCATCCGGCCTACCGGCTGCTGACCGAATACTTTGCTTTCCCCGACAAATTCAATTTCGTCGACTTCGATCTGGCGGCGATGACGCGCGCGAGCGGCCGCTGCAACCGCCTGACGCTGCACGTCGTACTCAAGGACGTGCGCAGCGACTCGCATGTGGCGCGCTTGCTCGATTCGTTGTCGGCGCAACATTTCCGGCTGTTCTGCACGCCAGTAGTGAATCTGTTCAAGCAGCACGGCGAGCCGATCCGTTTGACCCATCAGGCCGTGGCCTACCCGGTGATCGCCGAGGCGCGCCGCGCCTTTGCCTACGACGTGTATTCGATCGACTCGGTGAAGCTCGTCAGGCAGCAGGCGCACGAAGAATCGGTGATCGAATTCCGGCCGTTTTACTCGCTGCATCACGGCGAAAAGCAGCGCGCCGGGCATTACTGGTTCGCGCGCCGCAACGACTGGGTGGCGCAGAAAAGCCCGGGCTATGAAACCGAAATCTCGATCGTCGATATCGACTTCGAACCGGCGGCGCCGCAAACCGACACGCTCAGCATCGAGCTGACCTGCACCAATCGCGACCTGCCGGCGGGACTCGCCATGGGCCTGGAAGGCGGCGACCTGCACCTCGAAGGCGGCTCGTTGACCAGCAACATTTCGATGCTGCGCCGGCCCACGCCGAGCGTGCGCTTCGAGCGCGGCCGCGCCGTGCATTGGCGCCTGATCTCGCATCTGGCGCTCAATCACGTGTCGCTCGCGAGCAGCGGGCTCGCGGCGCTCAAGGAAATGCTGGTGCTGTACGACGTGCGGCGCACGGCGGTGTCGGCGCGGCATATCGACGGGCTGGTCGGCATCGAGCAGCGCGCGGCCGTGCAATGGCTGCCCGGCAAACCGTTTGCCACCTTCGTGCGCGGCATGGAGATTCGCCTGACCATCGACGAGGACCATTTTGTGGGCACGAGCCTCGCGTCGTTCGTGCGTGTGATCGACACGTTTTTTGGGCTGTACGTGCATCTGAACAGCTTTGTGCAACTGGTCGTCGTGTCGAAGCGCACTGGCGAGGAGATCCTGCGATGCAAACCCCGCAGCGGCGAATCGATCCTGGCGTAA
- the icmH gene encoding type IVB secretion system protein IcmH/DotU, whose protein sequence is MSYAPSLFGGSTPSVTPAPTVEPTYQVRSLLDLLYDGFFMLFLLKNGREPGDANEFSQRIQQFLGDFERGAKKLNASADDVYASKFAFCAAVDESVLSSSFKIRTEWERRPLQLILFGEQLAGEKFFHYLEECRAQGAARLQSLEVFHMCLLLGFQGKYLLEGPEKLAYLTARIGDEIAHMKGKRAPFAPHWPLPDQVAHRLKREVPLWSIGAVFALVALLAYLGLNSYLRDSTLHTLAPYSQIIKLGPQSANLTISLP, encoded by the coding sequence ATGAGCTACGCGCCCTCCCTGTTTGGCGGCAGCACGCCGTCTGTTACGCCCGCTCCTACGGTCGAACCCACCTATCAGGTGCGCTCGCTGCTCGATCTGCTGTACGACGGGTTCTTCATGCTGTTCCTGCTGAAGAACGGCCGCGAACCTGGCGACGCCAATGAATTCAGCCAGCGCATCCAGCAGTTTCTGGGCGATTTCGAGCGCGGCGCGAAGAAGCTGAACGCCTCCGCTGACGACGTCTATGCGTCGAAGTTTGCGTTCTGCGCGGCGGTGGACGAATCGGTGCTGTCGTCGTCGTTCAAGATCCGCACGGAATGGGAGCGCCGGCCGCTGCAACTGATCCTGTTCGGCGAGCAACTGGCGGGCGAGAAGTTTTTCCACTACCTGGAAGAATGCCGCGCCCAGGGCGCGGCGCGTCTGCAGTCGCTGGAAGTGTTTCATATGTGCCTGCTGCTCGGCTTCCAGGGCAAGTATCTGCTCGAAGGGCCCGAGAAGCTCGCCTATCTGACCGCGCGGATCGGCGATGAAATCGCCCACATGAAGGGCAAGCGCGCGCCGTTCGCGCCGCACTGGCCGCTGCCGGATCAGGTCGCGCACCGTCTGAAGCGTGAGGTGCCGCTGTGGAGTATCGGTGCGGTGTTCGCGCTGGTTGCGCTGCTGGCCTATCTCGGCCTGAACAGCTATCTGCGCGACAGCACGCTGCACACGCTCGCGCCGTACTCGCAGATCATCAAGCTCGGTCCTCAATCGGCCAATCTGACGATCTCGCTGCCTTAG
- a CDS encoding tetratricopeptide repeat protein, protein MKERLFVKLSGVVLACGVMAGCATQGNNVATTPEAFNKSLADADTVAKAGDQDKAIGLYQELAKTDPTREEPWSRIAQIQFTQGHYGQAIVAAQEALQRDQTDRQAKSVLAVAGLRVATQSLGELRQDASLAGDAKTDAQALAKELRDTLGEATLFPPDDSDKPVVKKKRYVKRVTRKPDSTDAANGSPAATTAGAAPATPAPAAPPAAPAAPAKAAQSGGASDPFSALR, encoded by the coding sequence ATGAAAGAGCGTCTCTTTGTAAAACTATCAGGGGTGGTGTTGGCATGTGGCGTGATGGCCGGATGTGCAACCCAGGGCAACAACGTCGCGACTACGCCGGAGGCTTTCAACAAGTCGCTGGCGGACGCGGATACGGTCGCCAAGGCCGGCGATCAGGATAAGGCCATCGGGCTTTATCAGGAGCTGGCCAAGACCGATCCGACGCGTGAAGAACCGTGGTCGCGCATTGCGCAGATCCAGTTCACCCAGGGGCACTACGGTCAGGCCATCGTGGCGGCGCAAGAAGCGCTGCAGCGCGACCAGACCGATCGCCAGGCGAAGAGTGTGCTGGCGGTCGCCGGCTTGCGCGTCGCCACGCAGTCGCTTGGCGAACTGCGCCAGGATGCCTCGCTCGCGGGCGATGCCAAGACGGACGCCCAGGCGCTCGCCAAGGAACTGCGCGACACGCTAGGCGAAGCCACCCTGTTCCCGCCGGACGACTCGGACAAGCCGGTGGTCAAGAAGAAGCGCTACGTGAAGCGCGTCACCAGGAAACCTGACAGCACGGATGCCGCAAACGGCAGCCCGGCTGCGACGACGGCAGGCGCAGCACCGGCCACGCCGGCGCCCGCTGCTCCGCCGGCCGCTCCGGCTGCACCCGCCAAGGCAGCGCAAAGCGGCGGCGCATCGGATCCGTTCAGCGCGCTTCGCTAA
- a CDS encoding Hcp family type VI secretion system effector yields the protein MKDLYLKFGNPAIKGESADKDHQGWIEIDSWSHSITQPRSATASTAGGHTAERCEHGDMVFTKDIDVVSPLIYQHASGGTTFDEVTIDFMRSDGEGNRIKYLEVKLKYVIISSVSPSVGSPTVTTGTSNAPGVSLPNEQFSLKYAAVQWKYTQQKIGGNQGGNAQGAWSLTKNDKTYAV from the coding sequence ATGAAGGACCTCTATTTAAAATTCGGCAATCCGGCGATCAAGGGCGAGTCCGCCGATAAGGATCACCAGGGTTGGATCGAAATCGATTCGTGGAGCCACTCCATCACGCAACCGCGTTCGGCAACGGCTTCGACGGCCGGCGGCCATACGGCGGAGCGCTGCGAACACGGCGACATGGTCTTTACCAAAGACATCGATGTGGTCAGCCCGCTCATCTATCAACACGCGTCGGGCGGTACGACCTTCGACGAAGTGACGATCGATTTCATGCGTTCGGATGGCGAAGGCAACCGGATCAAGTATCTGGAAGTCAAGCTCAAGTACGTGATCATCTCGAGCGTTTCGCCGAGCGTCGGTTCGCCGACCGTGACCACGGGTACGAGCAACGCGCCGGGCGTGTCCTTGCCGAACGAGCAGTTCTCGCTGAAGTACGCTGCCGTGCAGTGGAAGTACACGCAGCAGAAGATTGGCGGCAATCAGGGCGGCAACGCGCAAGGCGCGTGGAGTCTGACGAAGAACGACAAGACGTACGCAGTCTGA